One part of the Parambassis ranga chromosome 8, fParRan2.1, whole genome shotgun sequence genome encodes these proteins:
- the dhx58 gene encoding ATP-dependent RNA helicase DHX58 yields the protein MAEFGLYGYQEEVVERALKGENIIIWLPTGGGKTRAAVYVAKRHLETTANAKVVVLVNKVHLVEQHYSKEFHPALGQHYTLEQVSGEIDEKDFFGLVVKESDLVICTAQILYNALNDKEEAKHVELSDITLLIIDECHHTHKESVYNKLMRCYVEKKLKGERRLPQILGLTASPGTGGAKILDKAVEHVLQICANLDSAIVSTKNYAPELKEKVPRPVKTFDIVEKRLQDPFGDHLKWMMNLIHEYMNLPSDVKLRECGTQEYEADVVLLEQRGVRENNRLLAQCALHLRQYNDALLINDTLRMMDAYRSLEDFYSTKTTIDGTDLFLTGLFEENQVELVRLAVDSHFENPKMAQLENTLLKQFEPDGKSRGIIFSKTRKSTHCLKDWVLQNRALQAAGIEADILTGAGNGITYMTQNEQAGTIRSFRQGSLNLLISTSVAEEGLDIPECNLVVRYGLLTNEIAQQQASGRARAKNSQYSVVAQSGSREVRRELTNEYLEELTGRAIAKVQEMSPREFRAKLTELQKQAILSYKLEETLRTEKKSRYSPSTIQLLCRNCFKPVASGSDIKLLEKAHFVNVNPDFAKHYKAGVQVVLPKSFEDWEPGRRISCNNGNCSKEWGYEMKYKKAAILPNVGIKSFALDTPDGRVTVKKWKDVPFTVEDFNFEEYCQENYPDFLD from the exons ATGGCAGAATTTGGACTGTATGGATACCAGGAAGAGGTGGTTGAAAGAGCCCTGAAGGGAGAAAACATCATTATCTGGCTgccaacaggaggaggaaagactCGAGCTGCTGTGTATGTGGCCAAAAGACACCTTGAGACCACAGCGAATGCTAAAGTGGTGGTCCTGGTAAACAAG GTTCACCTTGTCGAACAACATTACTCCAAAGAGTTCCATCCTGCTCTGGGTCAGCACTACACTCTTGAGCAGGTCAGTGGAGAGATTGATGAGAAGGATTTCTTTGGGTTAGTGGTGAAGGAATCCGACCTGGTAATCTGCACAGCGCAGATCTTGTACAACGCTCTGAATGACAAGGAGGAAGCAAAACATGTAGAGCTCTCAG ATATCACTCTGCTGATAATCGATGAGTGTCACCACACCCACAAGGAGTCTGTCTACAACAAACTGATGAGATGCTACGTGGAGAAAAAGCTGAAAGGAGAGCGACGGCTGCCGCAGATCCTCGGTCTCACAGCATCGCCAGGGACGGGGGGTGCAAAGATCCTGGATAAGGCTGTGGAGCATGTACTGCAG ATCTGTGCCAACTTAGACTCAGCTATCGTCTCAACTAAAAACTATGCGCCTGAACTGAAGGAGAAGGTTCCCAGGCCCGTCAAAACATTTGACATAGTGGAGAAAAGACTTCAG gaTCCATTTGGGGATCACCTTAAGTGGATGATGAACCTGATCCACGAGTACATGAACCTCCCTTCAGATGTCAAACTGAGAGAGTGTGGCACCCAAGAATATGAAGCAGATGTGGTGCTACTAGAACAACGTG GAGTAAGAGAGAACAACAGGCTGCTTGCACAGTGCGCGCTCCACCTCAGACAGTACAACGACGCCCTGCTCATCAACGACACCCTGCGAATGATGGATGCGTATCGCTCCCTGGAGGACTTCTACAGCACAAAGACCACCATTGATGGAACTGACCTCTTCCTGACAGGCCTTTTTGAAG AAAATCAGGTGGAGCTGGTAAGACTAGCTGTGGATTCTCACTTTGAAAACCCAAAGATGGCCCAACTGGAGAACACTCTGCTGAAACAGTTTGAGCCTGATGGCAAGTCAAGGGGTATCATCTTCAGTAAAACCCGTAAAAGCACCCACTGCCTGAAGGACTGGGTGCTCCAAAACAGAGCCCTGCAGGCGGCTGGCATCGAGGCAGACATCCTGACTGGGGCTGGAAACGGCATCACTTACATGACACAG AACGAACAGGCAGGAACGATCCGCAGTTTCCGCCAAGGTTCTCTCAACCTTCTCATCTCCACGAGTGTGGCAGAAGAAGGCCTCGACATTCCTGAGTGCAACCTGGTGGTGCGCTACGGCCTGCTCACAAATGAGATCGCCCAGCAGCAGGCCAGCGGACGTGCCAGAGCAAAAAACAGCCAGTACTCAGTGGTGGCCCAGTCAGGGTCACGGGAGGTCCGCAGAGAGCTCACTAATGAATATCTGGAGGAGCTGACGGGGAGAGCCATTGCTAAGGTGCAAGAAATGAGTCCTCGTGAATTCCGTGCAAAG TTAACTGAGCTCCAAAAACAGGCAATCCTTTCCTATAAACTGGAAGAGACGCTcagaacagagaagaagagtcGCTACTCTCCCTCCACAATCCAGCTCTTGTGTCGAAACTGCTTCAAACCCGTGGCCTCTGGCAGTGACATCAAACTCCTCGAAAAGGCTCACTTCGTCAACGTCAATCCCGATTTTGC GAAGCACTACAAAGCTGGTGTACAAGTGGTGCTACCAAAGAGTTTTGAGGACTGGGAGCCTGGTCGAAGGATCAGCTGTAATAACGGCAACTGCAGCAAG GAGTGGGGATATGAAATGAAGTACAAGAAGGCCGCCATACTGCCCAATGTAGGGATCAAGTCCTTTGCCCTGGACACCCCTGATGGCAGGGTGACTGTAAAGAAGTGGAAGGATGTTCCTTTCACTGTTGAGGACTTCAATTTTGAAGAGTACTGCCAGGAAAACTACCCCGACTTCCTTGATTGA